The Candidatus Omnitrophota bacterium sequence CGCTCTCTTCCGCCGACTGCGTATCCAGCTGGTTGCGCTTTCCCAACATGGCTTCTTCCACCTGCTGGGCAATGACCGGCCCCACTTTTCCTAAATCCGTGCGGATTTGATTCACTTTCCGGGCGGTGCGCATCAAAAACTCCAGATCGGCTTCCAGATCGCCAACATTCAGGCTGGAAATCTCGGAATGCGATTGATACCCCTTACTCACAAAATGGTAAATCAACACTTCATTAGCGCGTTGGCCGTGCCGGTCGATGCGCCCGTTGCGCTGCTCCATGCGGTTGGGATTCCAGGGGATTTCGAAATGAATCAATTTATTGCAGCAATTTTGCAGGTCGATTCCTTCGGAAGCCGAATCGGTAGCCAGCAATATACGGACATCGCTTTGCGCGGGACTGGCCTGGAAAGCGGCCTTGATCTGTTCGCGAGAATCCGTATCCAATCCTCCATACAAAGTTAAAAGACGGCTGCCTTGCGTAAGACCTTCTCCCGCCAACAGATTGTGCAGCCATTTCTGCGTATCGCGAAACTCGGTAAATAAGATGACCCGTTCATTTGACCATTTACCGCTGGGTTTGAGCGTTTTCAATAACCAGCGAATCAATTCCTGCGTCTTGCAATCGGGCCGTCGAACGGCGTCATCCGCCCAATCGCGCATCCGTTTCAAATAATGCTTTTCTTCCTGAGTAAGATCATGAAAGAGCCTTGTTGTTGTCTCTATGGCATCCGTTTCCGATTCATCGTATTGGGCGTCGTCCGAGTAGGCTTCTTCCATGCGCTCCACCATCTGCTGCAGCCTATTAAGAGTGGGCGGAGAAATGGCGTGAGATTTTTTCCGTTGCGCAGTCCGTAAAGACTCTTCATGCTTCCTAAGCGTCGATTGAAAAGCGGCAATCGATGAAAAGAGGCGTTTTTTTAAGAGTTTTAAAACAAATTCCGCCGCAAAGGTCTCTTCATGAGTTTGAGTATTTTTCAATCGAGATTTTGTATACTTGTGGAGGATCGCATGGATTTCTTTTTCTTCCTGGCTGTATTCGACTTCAAGGGGAATCAATTTTCTCATTGGAAACCGGGGAGTTCCATCCCATTTTTTCGGCAATTCCGATTTCAATCTTCGAACCATAATCGAAGCGAGTTGTTTGGGATTGGGATCAATTCTCCGCGAGAAACGTTGGTTGTCCAGCAGTTCCAACAAAGCGGAAAAACTCTCGGTATAACCGTTGTGAGGCGTCGCCGTGAGAAACAGTTTATGTTCGAAATGAGGAACCAAGCGGCGAATCGTATGAGTCCTCCGAGAATCGACGGCATAGTGATTCCGGCCAGAAGGAGCGATATTGTGAGCTTCATCCACAATCAACATATCGAAGCGGCGGGGAAATATCGGCTCGCCTGCGCCAGGTAGTACCTCCATGAATTGCCTTAACGTTCGATCTTGCTTGAGATAATCGATCGAAGTTATCAACCGGGGGAAATGAGACCAAGGATTTACGCGCAACCCGCGCTTCCTTCTCAAATGGCGTATCAATTCTCGATCTACGATTCGAAACTCCAATCCAAATTTGTCTCTCATTTGGTCATGCCATTGGACCTGTAGGGAAGCGGGACAAACGATTAATACCGTTCGCACTCTGTGCCGAATAATTAGCTCTTGAACCACCAGACCAGATTCAATCGTTTTTCCAAGTCCCACATCGTCGGCGATCAATAAATTCACCCGCGGCATTCGGATAGCCCTGATTAAAGGATCCAATTGATAATCTTCGATCTCGATTCCGCTGCGAAAGGGAGATTGCAAAGAACGAATATCGGCGGTTGAGGAGGCTCCCCAAGCGACGGCGTCGAGAAACGCATCTAGGAGGGAAGGATCGTCAAAGCCGATTGGATCGGGAAGAGACGCTTCCTCGCGAATGCAAGCGCCCGGTTCAATCTCCCAAATCACCTGAAGTTCCTCGCCCAGCGAATCGTCTTCAATCGAAGAGAGGGATACCAAGTGTTGGGATTTCGAAAAGTGGGTAGAAGGCGCAATTAGAGAGGGAAGACTCGATTTGAGAACATCCAAAACCGCATAAGGCCGTTCTCTGAGATTAACGATTTGGCCGATTTCCGGCGCGTTGCTATAAGTGCTCGTCATTTTCCGATCCGATTCGAATGATTGTTAACCGAACTCCCCTCAATAAACAAGTACGCATCTTCAAGCAATCTACTCTTTTTCATACATAAAAACAGGAGCAGCCTTGAGTCAACTGCCCCTGTGTTTCCTTAACTTTCTTTTATCCATTAAAATCCTTCCACTGATAATTTAAGCCAGGTGTACGAATCGATGCTCGTCGGCGGGGCGGGCTTGTAGTATTGGCCTTGGTTGTCCAGATACGTCACGTTGCCCAAAGCGTCTACGGCTTGGAAGAAAAACTCCAGGCTTGGCTTATAGGCTAATTGGGCTTGCCATTCTTTGGGATTGGCGTTGGACTTCTTCATATCCGCCGCTTTCCATTCGCTCTCGCCATCCGTCCATAGCAGAACCAGTCGGTACAACGCATCTCCGTTTTTATCCCAGCCTTGGATGCTGGCTTGTACTTCGTTATCCGTTTTGAGGATCGGTTCTAACAAGGTTGGAGCGATGGCGTCCGTCTTTTCTCCCGTGTAATAGGTGCTGTATTTCACTTCCGTATACAATCGTTCGGTTTTCTTGTCGTCGTTGTATTGACCGGCGATAAAGACGAATTTTTGCAGTGGCGGAGTGTTGCCTTGCTGCGGGATCGTGTTCACCGTAAAGGGAATGGCCGGGAAATACCCGTTCTTATCGAATACGCCTTCATTCACATTCTCATCGCCCCACGCTCCGCCTTCTATAACGGGG is a genomic window containing:
- the drmD gene encoding DISARM system SNF2-like helicase DrmD; this translates as MTSTYSNAPEIGQIVNLRERPYAVLDVLKSSLPSLIAPSTHFSKSQHLVSLSSIEDDSLGEELQVIWEIEPGACIREEASLPDPIGFDDPSLLDAFLDAVAWGASSTADIRSLQSPFRSGIEIEDYQLDPLIRAIRMPRVNLLIADDVGLGKTIESGLVVQELIIRHRVRTVLIVCPASLQVQWHDQMRDKFGLEFRIVDRELIRHLRRKRGLRVNPWSHFPRLITSIDYLKQDRTLRQFMEVLPGAGEPIFPRRFDMLIVDEAHNIAPSGRNHYAVDSRRTHTIRRLVPHFEHKLFLTATPHNGYTESFSALLELLDNQRFSRRIDPNPKQLASIMVRRLKSELPKKWDGTPRFPMRKLIPLEVEYSQEEKEIHAILHKYTKSRLKNTQTHEETFAAEFVLKLLKKRLFSSIAAFQSTLRKHEESLRTAQRKKSHAISPPTLNRLQQMVERMEEAYSDDAQYDESETDAIETTTRLFHDLTQEEKHYLKRMRDWADDAVRRPDCKTQELIRWLLKTLKPSGKWSNERVILFTEFRDTQKWLHNLLAGEGLTQGSRLLTLYGGLDTDSREQIKAAFQASPAQSDVRILLATDSASEGIDLQNCCNKLIHFEIPWNPNRMEQRNGRIDRHGQRANEVLIYHFVSKGYQSHSEISSLNVGDLEADLEFLMRTARKVNQIRTDLGKVGPVIAQQVEEAMLGKRNQLDTQSAEESAKNANRILKLERNLQEQIKKFMDQIEETKCAFRYSPENIQHVVEVGLKLAGQPSLMEAQLSGVWHDPAGRRTRCPVFYLPQFQGSWSLCSQGLAHPHSGDIRPITFDHTLIEGRDDVVLCHLNHRLVQMCLRLLRAEVWSTNEKHLYRVTARLVPSHILATPAMIAHARLLIIGNDNRRLHEEIILAGGILKEGRFNRLKVEETKNAILSALPQEAPASIKQRLAELWPAHKGSLIAALEARMKERMEGLQKLIQERADKEISDMTANLTELKNSIQKELNELNPDAQQTFWDLLEIDQYKQDVEKLRSRLQQIPGEIEREAEMIRQRFSEPSPKLFPIAVTFLAPEKMAR